One segment of Sulfobacillus thermosulfidooxidans DSM 9293 DNA contains the following:
- a CDS encoding HAD hydrolase family protein, translating to MALSIDIPGLGLREYDHVVFDLNGTLATDGRISETMALSLQDLNKLIHVHILTAGTHGQIDTIRRITGIAPVLIQVAEDKTQYVKKLQRVIAVGNGANDTEMLQAADLAICVIGFEGAFTKTLLASDIVVRKGQDAIDLLLKPNRLKATLRL from the coding sequence GTGGCACTAAGTATTGATATCCCAGGCCTCGGCCTCAGAGAATATGATCATGTCGTTTTTGATTTAAATGGCACGTTGGCCACCGATGGTCGCATTAGTGAAACGATGGCACTGAGTTTGCAAGATCTTAACAAGCTGATTCACGTTCACATTCTGACTGCTGGTACCCATGGCCAAATTGATACCATCCGCCGGATAACGGGCATTGCTCCGGTTCTCATCCAAGTCGCTGAAGATAAAACGCAGTACGTCAAAAAACTACAACGGGTTATAGCCGTAGGAAATGGAGCCAATGACACCGAGATGCTCCAAGCCGCCGATTTGGCGATTTGTGTCATTGGCTTTGAAGGGGCCTTTACCAAGACATTGCTGGCATCAGATATTGTTGTCCGTAAAGGACAAGACGCCATTGATCTCTTGCTCAAACCCAACCGATTAAAGGCGACTTTGCGCCTTTAA
- a CDS encoding GntR family transcriptional regulator, with product MDVFVNPKWEWPIHDQLFRQLKAAIEDGCWQDGERLPSVRELAAVLRIHRNTVVKVYAALEELGYVSSHSGKGFFVHPPAKKPLSHEMEQLIKETLERIRDLGEDPVLFAQALLPRAMREHAKEKPRVRLAVIECTSEQTTLLAEDLARALDVDVEPIVLEALARWNKTDLNQFALFVTTFQHVEEVQQALPGRSNAVIPGLLSAHLETIKALQNLSQGDRVGIACVNWEGTHRLRDMIHQAGFDDINVVEASLEEPQTLPRLLEDVPLIVAATKVAEILKAFKPDAPVIVDDRTFTEGTLREIRSRLEQNA from the coding sequence ATGGATGTTTTTGTAAATCCTAAATGGGAATGGCCGATTCATGATCAATTGTTTCGTCAATTGAAGGCCGCCATCGAAGATGGCTGTTGGCAAGATGGCGAAAGGCTCCCTAGTGTGCGGGAGTTGGCGGCTGTGTTAAGGATTCACCGAAACACCGTGGTCAAGGTCTATGCCGCCCTCGAAGAATTAGGGTATGTATCGAGCCACAGCGGTAAGGGATTTTTTGTTCATCCGCCTGCAAAAAAGCCTCTGTCACACGAAATGGAGCAGCTGATTAAAGAAACCTTGGAGCGTATTCGGGACTTGGGTGAAGATCCTGTGTTATTTGCCCAAGCTTTATTACCGCGGGCAATGCGCGAACATGCCAAAGAAAAGCCGCGGGTTCGGCTGGCCGTCATTGAGTGTACATCGGAACAAACCACGTTATTAGCCGAAGATTTGGCGCGTGCGCTCGACGTTGATGTTGAACCTATTGTTTTAGAGGCTTTGGCGCGGTGGAATAAAACGGATTTGAATCAATTCGCCCTGTTTGTTACCACGTTTCAACATGTTGAAGAGGTACAACAAGCCCTCCCAGGACGGTCTAATGCGGTGATTCCAGGCCTTCTTAGCGCCCATTTAGAGACCATTAAGGCGTTACAAAACCTTTCTCAAGGAGACAGAGTTGGCATTGCTTGTGTCAATTGGGAAGGAACACATCGGCTGCGTGACATGATTCATCAAGCCGGATTCGACGATATTAATGTGGTTGAAGCATCGTTAGAGGAACCCCAAACATTGCCCAGGCTGCTTGAGGACGTGCCGCTTATCGTAGCGGCCACCAAAGTGGCAGAAATACTGAAAGCATTTAAGCCTGACGCACCGGTGATCGTGGATGACCGGACTTTTACCGAAGGCACATTGCGAGAAATCCGTTCACGATTGGAGCAAAACGCATGA
- a CDS encoding amino acid permease: MTTLRRVLTWREGAGMTIAGVLGSGILILPTLTAQLAGPAAIIAWLVMTLMAIPMAKTFGKLAIYRPDAGGIASYARLAFGPKAGKIVGILYLGTVPVAAPAAALIGAGYLGALCHWSPADVVFVAAGLLATALLVNYFGIQFSGWAATAVVVAISGLLLIAVLSALPHVSARAFVPFLPHGWWPVGESVALLYWAFVGWEMIGHLSEEFINPVRDIPRALMVAVAVVGILYLAVSSVSIGTMAYHMQSHGAGLSVLIGMELGRVGAIITAVIALLITYGTMHTYIAGFSRLVYAQARTGDLPRFFAHLHPIRRTPARVFAALLLPDAVVLGSVLVFHTSLAQLIAWPSAVFIVLYLVAMLAAWRLLPGFSARLLALLGALISALALIFVGWAMILPIALAFLGWWLKVPRVEKAIPPEEIA; the protein is encoded by the coding sequence ATGACGACCCTAAGACGCGTATTGACATGGCGAGAAGGCGCGGGCATGACCATTGCCGGAGTATTGGGATCTGGGATTCTTATTCTACCAACCTTAACCGCTCAGTTGGCGGGGCCGGCAGCAATCATCGCATGGCTTGTTATGACCTTGATGGCAATTCCCATGGCCAAAACATTTGGAAAGCTGGCTATCTACCGTCCCGATGCGGGCGGCATCGCCAGTTATGCTCGTTTAGCATTTGGACCGAAAGCCGGAAAAATCGTAGGAATTCTTTATTTGGGCACAGTGCCTGTGGCCGCTCCGGCTGCAGCGTTGATTGGCGCAGGATATTTAGGAGCATTATGTCACTGGTCGCCCGCTGATGTGGTGTTTGTGGCCGCAGGACTATTAGCGACGGCCCTTTTGGTCAATTATTTTGGTATTCAATTTTCCGGTTGGGCGGCTACGGCTGTAGTAGTCGCTATTAGTGGCCTTCTATTAATTGCGGTGCTTAGTGCCCTGCCGCATGTGAGCGCGCGGGCGTTCGTGCCTTTTTTGCCGCATGGGTGGTGGCCTGTTGGAGAATCGGTGGCGCTACTTTATTGGGCATTTGTCGGCTGGGAAATGATCGGCCATTTATCGGAAGAATTCATAAATCCCGTGCGTGATATTCCAAGAGCCTTGATGGTTGCTGTGGCTGTCGTGGGCATTTTATATCTGGCAGTATCTTCGGTGAGTATTGGCACTATGGCTTACCACATGCAATCCCATGGAGCGGGGTTATCCGTGCTCATTGGTATGGAACTGGGGAGGGTGGGAGCTATTATTACCGCGGTGATTGCGCTCTTAATCACCTATGGAACGATGCATACCTATATTGCTGGCTTTTCCCGGCTCGTTTATGCGCAAGCTCGGACGGGTGATTTACCTCGCTTTTTTGCTCATTTGCATCCCATAAGACGAACGCCCGCGCGGGTGTTTGCTGCGCTGCTGCTGCCCGATGCGGTGGTCCTAGGTAGTGTGTTGGTGTTTCATACCTCCCTGGCCCAATTGATCGCGTGGCCGTCGGCTGTTTTCATTGTACTTTACCTGGTGGCGATGTTAGCCGCATGGCGCTTGTTGCCGGGATTCTCAGCACGGCTATTGGCATTGCTCGGGGCGCTGATCAGTGCTCTTGCCTTGATTTTTGTGGGATGGGCGATGATTTTGCCTATCGCATTAGCTTTTCTTGGGTGGTGGCTTAAAGTCCCACGTGTTGAGAAGGCGATCCCGCCTGAGGAAATAGCGTAA
- a CDS encoding helix-turn-helix domain-containing protein — MFGHYLRVQEVAMLLGVSPATVRWYANQYHLPSYRIGQGQIHHRRFKYDDVQRLALKLGKALPPEPQWDATLPFSLQDAALYLGLSVKFLMTGGYVKAGEQITRERLEHLEAAIYHLDTDHPDQNGDGTLVNIAKEEEIPMMMNKMGCQHRGNHGMHAMGGAMGRRPGMMSNPFYDPEDLLSLKSMKRHLEAQKADIEDRIAEIEKLIASHPDNEQPQ, encoded by the coding sequence ATGTTTGGCCATTACTTAAGGGTTCAAGAAGTTGCCATGTTACTTGGCGTTTCGCCGGCGACTGTCCGCTGGTATGCGAATCAATATCATTTACCCAGCTACCGCATCGGACAAGGACAAATTCACCACCGCCGGTTTAAGTATGACGATGTTCAACGTCTCGCTCTCAAATTAGGAAAGGCTCTTCCGCCCGAACCCCAGTGGGACGCTACCCTGCCGTTCTCACTTCAAGACGCGGCCTTGTATTTGGGCCTCTCCGTTAAATTCTTGATGACTGGCGGATATGTTAAAGCAGGCGAGCAAATCACACGCGAACGTTTGGAACATCTCGAAGCGGCCATATACCACCTCGACACCGATCATCCCGATCAGAACGGCGATGGTACTCTTGTCAATATCGCAAAGGAGGAAGAGATACCCATGATGATGAACAAAATGGGATGTCAGCACAGGGGGAATCACGGTATGCATGCCATGGGAGGGGCGATGGGACGTCGTCCGGGAATGATGTCCAATCCCTTTTATGATCCCGAAGACTTGCTTAGTCTAAAGAGCATGAAACGTCACCTAGAAGCACAGAAAGCTGACATTGAAGACCGGATTGCAGAGATTGAGAAACTCATTGCATCGCACCCGGACAACGAGCAACCCCAATAA
- a CDS encoding TQO small subunit DoxD, producing MVQTQAPTDTIVAKDPVETNWIPVSYLWPLRFILGFQFLSAWARRYINAPAKLDWYAKSNIAHKFSTMMPHALPPIRAMMQWLLLHPHLAWAFLITFTWIEFTVGLFLLTGTMTRLAALGGTLLSFGMLFGNGWLGTACIDEFQIGTVEGIGAMIFLFIGAGSFSVDHWIHKYWDGHVRLGKLDIHLT from the coding sequence ATGGTACAAACGCAAGCTCCGACTGATACGATTGTTGCGAAAGACCCAGTAGAAACCAACTGGATACCCGTATCTTATTTGTGGCCTTTGCGTTTTATTTTAGGATTTCAGTTCTTATCGGCGTGGGCTCGCCGGTACATTAACGCACCAGCGAAATTAGATTGGTATGCCAAAAGTAATATTGCCCACAAGTTTAGCACCATGATGCCGCACGCTTTACCGCCGATTCGGGCCATGATGCAATGGCTCTTGTTACATCCCCATTTGGCCTGGGCGTTTTTAATCACGTTTACATGGATTGAATTTACGGTGGGTCTCTTTCTTTTAACAGGTACCATGACCCGGTTGGCCGCTTTAGGTGGCACGTTACTATCATTCGGTATGTTATTTGGTAACGGGTGGCTTGGAACGGCATGTATCGACGAGTTTCAAATTGGGACGGTCGAAGGAATTGGCGCTATGATCTTCCTCTTTATTGGTGCCGGCAGCTTTAGTGTGGATCACTGGATTCACAAATACTGGGACGGTCATGTCCGCCTTGGCAAATTAGATATTCACTTGACCTAA
- a CDS encoding IS110 family transposase has translation MDSVLYVGIDTSLGAHVVCAMAADGQVVARTTVPNDQAGAEQFVAWLHPHAAPYARLAIGVEATSVYHVPLMEWLTQTPDLQRWQPTWYVLNPKVVQKFRETYVDRGKTDRADAALIADVMRFGRVTPWTPPDPRYAALQVLTRHRRQLSHLITQEKNRALVQLFCVWGQYAHTEEPFFSNVFGVASQTVLERYTPDTLAAIPLADLVAEIAAAGRQRLKAPDDIAQTLHRLARRAFRLHPDEQDARHQSLVLHLDTIRALEHQQQALDKVIARDMQAFRQTLTTIPGIGPVYGAGLLAEIGPIERFPSENALAKYAGLTWRPHQSGNFDADIRPLTRTGNVYLRYYFIEAAERVRVRDPQFKAFYEKKYHEATHHAHKRALVLTARKLVGVVYGMLTRGQIYDERKLMPH, from the coding sequence ATGGATAGCGTGTTGTACGTCGGTATTGACACCAGTCTCGGGGCTCACGTCGTCTGCGCGATGGCGGCGGATGGCCAGGTCGTCGCGCGGACGACCGTCCCCAACGATCAGGCGGGGGCCGAGCAATTCGTCGCCTGGCTGCACCCCCACGCCGCGCCGTACGCGCGGCTGGCCATTGGCGTCGAGGCCACGTCCGTGTACCATGTGCCGCTGATGGAATGGCTGACGCAAACCCCCGACTTGCAGCGGTGGCAACCCACCTGGTACGTCCTCAATCCGAAAGTCGTCCAGAAATTCCGAGAGACCTATGTGGATCGGGGCAAAACCGACCGAGCGGATGCCGCCCTGATTGCGGATGTCATGCGGTTTGGGCGCGTCACGCCCTGGACCCCGCCGGATCCGCGCTATGCGGCGTTGCAGGTCTTGACCCGCCATCGTCGGCAGCTGAGCCACCTCATCACCCAAGAAAAAAATCGCGCGTTGGTGCAATTGTTTTGTGTCTGGGGGCAGTATGCCCATACGGAGGAGCCGTTTTTCTCGAACGTCTTTGGGGTAGCGTCGCAAACCGTGTTGGAACGCTACACGCCCGATACGCTGGCAGCCATCCCGCTGGCGGATCTGGTGGCGGAAATCGCGGCGGCCGGTCGCCAACGGCTGAAAGCGCCCGATGACATTGCGCAGACCTTGCACCGCTTGGCGCGGCGCGCCTTTCGGTTGCATCCGGACGAGCAGGACGCGCGGCACCAAAGCTTGGTCCTGCATTTGGACACCATCCGGGCCTTGGAACATCAACAACAGGCGCTGGACAAAGTGATTGCCCGTGACATGCAGGCGTTTCGCCAAACCCTGACCACGATTCCGGGGATTGGTCCGGTCTATGGCGCGGGCCTCTTGGCCGAAATCGGTCCCATCGAACGATTTCCGTCGGAAAATGCCTTGGCCAAATATGCGGGGCTGACCTGGCGCCCGCATCAATCGGGGAATTTTGATGCCGACATCCGTCCGCTGACGCGGACGGGGAACGTCTATTTGCGGTACTACTTCATCGAAGCGGCGGAGAGGGTCCGGGTGCGGGACCCGCAGTTCAAAGCCTTTTACGAGAAGAAGTACCACGAAGCCACGCACCACGCGCATAAGCGGGCGTTGGTCTTGACGGCACGCAAGTTGGTCGGCGTGGTCTACGGGATGCTGACCCGGGGCCAAATCTACGACGAAAGGAAGTTGATGCCGCACTAA
- a CDS encoding TQO small subunit DoxA domain-containing protein translates to MQVERESRQPAKAAVLKKQSIGMLIVAMFLTLWAYQFEHHGLWGKLVNYNKAPKLVLTGTTVSPHTLNLEVYRPNGPDTYGNFVVEVTVQGTTESTPAEIWGPKQLAAVNPSAIHNKYFFQKVSEGPWGFVVPLSAEATIQLPLSPSAQAKLQGQSQAVVTVEDVSGLKWQTTVPVK, encoded by the coding sequence ATGCAAGTTGAGCGAGAGTCACGGCAGCCCGCCAAAGCGGCGGTACTGAAAAAACAAAGCATTGGCATGTTAATTGTCGCCATGTTTTTGACCTTGTGGGCATACCAATTTGAACACCATGGCTTGTGGGGCAAATTGGTGAATTACAACAAAGCGCCGAAACTGGTGTTAACGGGAACGACAGTGAGCCCTCATACTTTAAACTTAGAAGTGTATCGTCCCAATGGCCCAGACACCTACGGCAACTTTGTGGTTGAAGTTACGGTGCAAGGTACGACGGAATCGACACCAGCGGAAATCTGGGGACCGAAACAATTGGCGGCGGTGAATCCTTCAGCCATTCACAATAAATACTTCTTTCAAAAAGTGTCAGAAGGGCCATGGGGATTTGTCGTACCCTTGTCCGCAGAAGCCACGATTCAATTGCCTTTGAGTCCGTCGGCCCAAGCTAAATTGCAAGGCCAAAGTCAGGCCGTTGTGACCGTGGAAGATGTAAGTGGATTGAAGTGGCAAACGACGGTACCCGTGAAATAA
- a CDS encoding DUF6062 family protein has product MTLVQWIKAQWNQFHRKSQRPEEVTGLSPEDNEASTVEAFSSQQCVICQAQVHALDKYFDMLFYEMVNDFELRQIIRQAWGFCPRHVTQLATYGDPLGGSIIVYDVLSHLCDMSFPYAKPEKCPACVVEDEVIQRYTPLVIQRVRTGDEHIALCWSHFKHLVIRSDISRDVRQKLWTLEQERWKAWLDPVHKAAQADYLHPQDRDTLLVWRQVLAYWSDSAVSQESSSAPPALDSLRERPHTS; this is encoded by the coding sequence ATGACACTTGTGCAGTGGATAAAAGCCCAGTGGAATCAATTTCACCGCAAATCTCAAAGACCTGAGGAAGTCACGGGGTTATCGCCTGAGGATAATGAGGCGTCTACCGTCGAAGCGTTTTCTTCCCAACAGTGTGTGATTTGTCAGGCCCAGGTGCATGCCTTAGATAAATATTTTGATATGCTGTTTTATGAAATGGTGAATGATTTTGAGCTGCGACAGATAATTCGCCAAGCGTGGGGATTTTGTCCACGCCATGTGACGCAACTGGCGACTTATGGTGATCCCTTAGGCGGATCGATTATTGTTTACGACGTCTTAAGTCATCTTTGTGACATGTCATTCCCGTACGCGAAACCTGAAAAGTGCCCAGCATGTGTTGTAGAAGATGAAGTCATCCAGCGTTATACACCATTAGTTATACAACGGGTCAGAACAGGAGATGAACACATTGCGTTATGTTGGTCGCATTTTAAGCATCTGGTGATCAGGTCGGATATTTCTCGTGATGTGCGGCAAAAATTATGGACTTTGGAACAAGAACGATGGAAGGCTTGGTTAGACCCAGTTCACAAGGCGGCCCAAGCAGATTATTTGCACCCTCAGGACCGCGACACATTATTAGTCTGGCGTCAGGTTTTAGCCTATTGGTCAGATTCTGCCGTGTCCCAGGAATCATCAAGCGCACCGCCCGCCCTTGATTCTTTACGTGAACGCCCTCACACATCATAG
- a CDS encoding transposase, which translates to MHEDGTTWTKVVKWFGYKLHLVVDSTYELPVAWEVTKASVSDVTRAMPMLDHLHHRHGVLLSRAVLLTADRGYDDTKLIAACWDSYQIKPVIDIRNMWRDPDATRVLPGHSTVTYNYRGDVFCQDPVTGQVHTMSNGGFEVRRQRLKKRCPARFAGVSCRGQDTCPVVQGLRIPLQTDRRIFTPMDRASYQWKREYAHRTAVERVNSRLDVSFGLELHTIRGLKKMQLRCGLALIVMLAMALGRIRQRQPERMRRLVGS; encoded by the coding sequence GTGCATGAGGACGGGACTACCTGGACCAAAGTGGTCAAGTGGTTCGGGTATAAGCTGCACCTGGTGGTGGATTCGACGTACGAATTGCCGGTGGCGTGGGAGGTGACGAAAGCGTCGGTGTCCGATGTGACCCGGGCGATGCCCATGTTGGATCATCTGCACCATCGCCACGGGGTGCTGCTGTCCCGTGCCGTCCTTTTAACGGCCGACCGGGGCTATGATGATACCAAATTGATCGCCGCCTGCTGGGATAGCTACCAGATTAAGCCGGTGATCGATATCCGGAATATGTGGCGGGACCCGGATGCCACGCGAGTGCTACCGGGCCATTCGACGGTGACCTACAATTATCGTGGCGACGTCTTTTGTCAGGATCCGGTCACGGGTCAGGTTCACACCATGAGTAACGGCGGATTCGAAGTCAGGCGCCAACGTCTCAAAAAGCGGTGCCCCGCCCGCTTTGCGGGCGTGTCCTGCCGGGGTCAAGACACCTGCCCCGTCGTCCAGGGCCTGCGCATTCCCTTACAGACCGATCGGCGGATTTTTACGCCCATGGACCGGGCCAGTTATCAATGGAAGCGCGAGTATGCCCATCGCACGGCGGTGGAACGGGTGAACAGTCGGTTGGATGTGTCGTTCGGGTTGGAACTCCATACCATTCGGGGGCTAAAGAAAATGCAACTCCGCTGCGGGTTGGCCCTCATCGTGATGTTGGCGATGGCGCTCGGGCGGATACGGCAACGGCAACCGGAGCGGATGCGCCGCCTCGTGGGGTCGTGA
- a CDS encoding transposase: MGQPLVFQHPSIESLRRELARNAQLRMLCGFRNAAVPPASAYTRFLHRLMAEQDTVDGMFEQLVDDLAAVLPNFGQRLAMDSKGISSRAVRPAKNPTADGRRDVDADLDGRNTAVCMRTGLPGPKWSSGSGISCTWWWIRRTNCRWRGR, from the coding sequence TTGGGACAACCTCTGGTTTTCCAACACCCCAGCATCGAGAGCCTTCGCCGAGAACTGGCCCGCAATGCGCAACTGCGCATGCTGTGCGGGTTCCGCAACGCGGCCGTCCCGCCCGCGTCGGCCTACACCCGATTTCTGCATCGTCTGATGGCCGAACAGGATACCGTGGACGGGATGTTTGAGCAGCTGGTGGATGACCTCGCCGCCGTGCTCCCGAATTTCGGTCAGCGCTTGGCCATGGACAGCAAGGGTATCTCGTCGCGGGCCGTGCGGCCCGCCAAAAACCCCACCGCCGATGGGCGCCGGGACGTCGATGCCGATTTGGACGGAAGGAATACCGCGGTGTGCATGAGGACGGGACTACCTGGACCAAAGTGGTCAAGTGGTTCGGGTATAAGCTGCACCTGGTGGTGGATTCGACGTACGAATTGCCGGTGGCGTGGGAGGTGA
- a CDS encoding MFS transporter, giving the protein MLGGKWANNTESRRSIVVVGYILTGIKALIALVSYWPWIVLLRTLAWIGRGARGPIRDTMIADEVPSSDRGKAYGFRETFDTLGAILGPLAATLLIAMISSRTLIALSAIPAVLTILVIMLFIREPKRVEFTKETSLESSPSKPGEAISWPEQYRIFRRAVIVFWFSQAAPTFFILRVLLAHPHGLPFSTDVIGFALYTIHNIFYAASSYPAGLMADHGHPKLATVTGYILWTLSLLGFADFHLLPLLFWPVLFIFSGLATGLIETGQKTLTVAILSPHVRGMGLGQIAGLKGLSQLVGTLVIGALWTLHQPAWGFLVLSVAAVLGILNMAVVKV; this is encoded by the coding sequence TTGTTAGGAGGAAAATGGGCGAATAATACGGAGTCAAGACGGTCCATTGTCGTCGTTGGCTATATTCTAACTGGAATTAAAGCGTTAATTGCGTTGGTCAGTTATTGGCCATGGATTGTGCTGCTGAGAACGTTGGCGTGGATTGGTCGGGGAGCCAGAGGTCCGATTCGAGATACTATGATTGCCGATGAAGTGCCGTCTAGTGACCGCGGCAAGGCCTATGGTTTTCGTGAAACATTTGATACACTGGGTGCGATCTTAGGTCCTTTAGCGGCAACCCTGCTTATCGCGATGATTTCTTCGCGAACGCTCATTGCCTTGAGTGCGATTCCAGCGGTACTGACAATCCTCGTGATCATGTTATTTATTCGGGAGCCTAAACGAGTAGAATTCACCAAGGAAACGTCCTTGGAATCATCTCCTTCAAAACCGGGCGAAGCGATTTCATGGCCCGAACAGTACCGGATTTTCCGCCGCGCAGTCATTGTGTTTTGGTTTAGCCAAGCGGCGCCAACCTTCTTTATCTTGCGTGTACTACTGGCCCATCCTCACGGTCTGCCTTTTTCTACCGATGTAATAGGGTTTGCTCTTTACACGATTCATAATATTTTTTATGCCGCTTCGTCCTATCCAGCCGGATTAATGGCTGATCACGGGCATCCAAAATTGGCTACGGTTACGGGTTATATTTTGTGGACCCTGAGTCTTTTAGGATTTGCAGATTTTCACCTTTTGCCTCTACTGTTCTGGCCTGTCTTGTTTATCTTTTCCGGTCTAGCCACAGGCCTTATTGAAACCGGACAGAAGACCCTGACAGTGGCTATTTTATCGCCTCATGTACGCGGGATGGGGCTTGGACAAATTGCCGGGCTTAAAGGACTGAGTCAACTTGTAGGAACTCTCGTGATAGGCGCTCTGTGGACGTTACACCAGCCCGCTTGGGGATTTCTGGTTTTAAGCGTAGCGGCCGTATTAGGCATACTGAACATGGCAGTTGTCAAGGTGTAA
- a CDS encoding radical SAM protein — translation MNFNEAPHIITWELTRACQLHCRHCRARAIPRRDFRELTLPQIENVLDDIASMRPKPMIIFTGGDPLERDDLSDIIKAAVSRKIRTAIAPSVTPSLTPQIIKIWKTLGVQAVSISLDGATQAVHDRFRGVLGTFARSVEIAEAVVNQGMDLQINTSVSPFTLQDLPKMGRLVQILKAKSWEVFFVIPTGRARLSESLDAKHIESSLEWLRDYAKDVSFRVTAVGAPQFSRVMARPLNQSPTIREAQGFAFISHYGDVFPSGYLPVSAGNVKRQRFSEIYRESPLFCDLRNPDKLEGRCGQCAYRAICGGSRARAYAVTGNYLAEDPGCPGTELAQSMQTV, via the coding sequence ATGAATTTCAATGAAGCACCACACATCATTACCTGGGAATTAACCCGGGCTTGCCAATTACATTGCCGTCACTGCCGGGCCCGAGCAATTCCACGCCGTGACTTTCGCGAGTTGACGTTGCCCCAAATTGAGAATGTTTTAGATGATATCGCCAGTATGCGTCCTAAGCCCATGATTATTTTCACGGGAGGAGACCCGCTCGAACGTGACGATTTATCCGATATTATAAAAGCTGCTGTTAGCCGCAAAATCCGCACGGCGATCGCCCCCAGTGTGACGCCTTCGTTAACCCCACAAATTATCAAAATTTGGAAAACCCTTGGAGTCCAAGCAGTTTCCATTAGTCTAGATGGCGCCACCCAAGCAGTACATGACCGCTTTAGAGGCGTGTTAGGGACCTTTGCACGGAGTGTAGAAATCGCCGAAGCCGTCGTCAATCAAGGTATGGATCTTCAAATCAACACCTCAGTTTCACCCTTTACGCTACAAGATCTGCCCAAAATGGGTCGCCTGGTGCAAATCCTGAAAGCCAAAAGCTGGGAAGTCTTTTTTGTCATTCCTACCGGACGAGCCCGCTTATCAGAAAGTCTGGATGCTAAGCACATTGAATCCTCACTGGAATGGCTAAGAGATTATGCAAAAGACGTGTCATTTCGGGTAACAGCCGTCGGAGCGCCGCAATTTTCTCGGGTCATGGCTAGACCTTTAAATCAAAGTCCCACCATTCGCGAAGCGCAAGGATTTGCCTTTATCAGTCATTATGGAGATGTGTTCCCATCCGGTTACTTACCCGTATCGGCTGGCAATGTTAAGCGTCAGCGTTTTAGTGAAATCTACCGGGAATCCCCTTTGTTCTGTGATTTGCGCAATCCCGACAAATTAGAAGGGCGTTGTGGTCAATGTGCTTATCGTGCTATTTGTGGCGGTTCCCGGGCAAGAGCCTACGCCGTAACGGGAAATTATTTAGCTGAAGATCCCGGTTGCCCCGGAACAGAACTCGCACAGTCGATGCAAACCGTATAA
- a CDS encoding 2-oxoacid:ferredoxin oxidoreductase subunit beta: MATLQDFKTQEKSWWCPGCGDFGVLAALEKALVEVGADPSTTAIIAGIGCSGKIGNYINSYNLHVTHGRTLPSAMGVKLANRDLTVLAVGGDGDAYAIGMGHFMHALRRNVNITYIVMDNHVYGLTKGQTSPTSEIGFHTKTSPDGSIDTPVHPLMLAVAGGATYVAQGFSSWQPQLTHLIVEGIKHPGFAMINVISPCVTYNRVNTYEWYKKTLVNLDEDPSYRPTSRAIALARLEETDELVTGLIYQEPSVPYEDQIPGFSKQPIVNQNWHVDAALWNQILEHFE, from the coding sequence ATGGCCACATTACAGGATTTTAAGACGCAGGAAAAATCATGGTGGTGTCCAGGCTGTGGCGATTTCGGCGTACTGGCTGCATTGGAAAAAGCCTTAGTAGAGGTGGGCGCTGATCCTTCGACAACAGCCATTATTGCGGGCATTGGATGTTCCGGTAAAATCGGCAATTATATCAATTCCTACAATCTGCACGTGACGCATGGACGCACCCTGCCCTCTGCTATGGGGGTCAAATTGGCCAATCGCGACTTAACGGTCTTGGCCGTCGGCGGCGATGGCGATGCTTATGCTATCGGGATGGGACATTTTATGCATGCCTTAAGGCGCAATGTCAATATCACCTACATCGTGATGGATAATCACGTCTATGGTTTGACCAAAGGACAAACGTCGCCGACATCCGAAATAGGGTTTCACACCAAAACCTCGCCCGATGGAAGCATTGATACGCCGGTACACCCTCTAATGTTGGCTGTCGCTGGTGGTGCTACCTATGTTGCGCAGGGATTTTCCAGCTGGCAACCCCAGTTAACGCATTTAATTGTCGAAGGCATTAAACATCCGGGTTTTGCGATGATTAATGTCATCTCGCCCTGTGTGACCTATAACCGGGTGAATACTTATGAGTGGTATAAGAAAACTTTAGTCAACTTAGATGAGGATCCCAGTTATCGTCCCACATCTCGGGCGATCGCCTTAGCCCGTCTTGAAGAGACAGATGAACTGGTTACCGGTCTCATCTATCAAGAACCTTCTGTGCCCTATGAAGACCAGATTCCGGGTTTTTCAAAACAACCCATTGTGAATCAAAATTGGCATGTCGATGCGGCATTATGGAATCAAATCCTTGAGCATTTCGAGTAA